The following are encoded together in the Robertmurraya sp. FSL R5-0851 genome:
- a CDS encoding nucleotidyltransferase domain-containing protein, producing the protein MKEHIIEVLQQMEREYDVKVLYACESGSRAWGFSSMDSDYDVRFLYIHTKEWYLSIDQGRDVLEFPSQDSFSIPVHPLLDMSGWELTKALRLFRKSNPPFFEWLHSDIIYYENYSTLEKLLAIEQKVFSPITNIHHYVSMAKRNFRSYLIEEEVHHKKYFTVLRPILAGKWIILNHTFPPIKFEVLVKELVPVGPERQSIEELIAHKKARKEHSFQLEPPIKVLNDYLQQEIEDMESMTKNMKASEKDISTPLLNEIFRELLEKAWQ; encoded by the coding sequence ATGAAGGAACATATAATAGAAGTTCTTCAGCAAATGGAGCGAGAATATGATGTTAAAGTATTGTACGCATGTGAGTCGGGAAGTCGGGCTTGGGGATTTTCTTCCATGGATAGTGATTATGATGTGAGATTTCTATATATACATACAAAGGAATGGTATTTGTCCATTGATCAAGGAAGAGATGTACTAGAGTTCCCTTCACAGGATTCCTTTTCTATCCCCGTTCATCCACTATTAGACATGAGTGGATGGGAACTAACGAAAGCATTAAGATTGTTCCGAAAATCAAATCCGCCATTTTTCGAGTGGCTTCATTCTGATATCATTTACTATGAAAATTATTCTACTCTTGAAAAGTTGTTAGCCATCGAACAGAAGGTGTTTTCACCTATAACCAATATTCACCATTATGTTAGTATGGCGAAAAGAAACTTCCGTTCGTACCTTATAGAAGAAGAGGTACATCATAAAAAGTACTTTACGGTTCTTCGTCCGATTTTGGCAGGGAAGTGGATTATTTTGAATCATACCTTTCCACCTATTAAGTTTGAGGTACTTGTAAAAGAACTGGTTCCTGTGGGCCCGGAAAGACAATCCATTGAAGAACTAATCGCCCATAAAAAAGCGAGAAAAGAGCACTCATTCCAGTTAGAACCTCCAATTAAAGTTCTTAACGACTATCTACAACAAGAGATTGAAGACATGGAAAGCATGACAAAGAACATGAAAGCAAGTGAAAAAGACATATCCACACCTTTACTCAATGAGATTTTTAGAGAGTTATTAGAGAAAGCTTGGCAGTAA
- a CDS encoding DUF3934 family protein — translation MARVKAKSKSGVGKGTGKKGWTRWQAGAKKAKNAKPYKSKGVKHGPSSGVEKGTSDQADK, via the coding sequence TTGGCGAGAGTAAAAGCAAAGAGCAAGAGTGGAGTAGGCAAAGGTACGGGAAAAAAAGGCTGGACGCGTTGGCAAGCTGGAGCAAAAAAAGCTAAGAATGCAAAGCCATATAAAAGCAAAGGTGTGAAGCATGGTCCTAGTTCAGGTGTGGAGAAAGGAACTTCGGACCAAGCAGATAAATAA
- a CDS encoding YfiT family bacillithiol transferase: MDERYPIGTFQFEGDINRTLTHQWIEEIASLPNKVKGAVSGLSEEQLDTPYRDGGWTIRQVVHHIADSHMNAYIRFKLALTEASPVIKPYEEARWAELEDSKLPVEVSLTLIESVHTRLVALLKSVSEEEMKRTFVHPDSGLVSVEKNIGLYAWHGNHHLAHITNAKL, translated from the coding sequence ATGGATGAGAGATACCCGATTGGGACGTTTCAGTTTGAGGGAGACATCAATAGAACGTTAACACATCAATGGATAGAGGAAATCGCCAGCTTGCCTAATAAGGTAAAAGGAGCTGTTTCTGGCTTAAGCGAAGAACAACTTGATACGCCTTACCGTGACGGAGGGTGGACGATCCGACAGGTGGTACATCATATTGCCGATAGCCATATGAACGCTTATATTCGTTTTAAGTTGGCCTTGACCGAAGCCAGCCCTGTTATTAAGCCATATGAGGAAGCGAGATGGGCTGAGTTAGAAGATTCGAAGCTACCGGTTGAGGTGTCTTTAACACTTATTGAGTCAGTCCACACAAGATTAGTAGCACTTCTAAAAAGCGTGAGTGAAGAAGAAATGAAACGAACCTTCGTCCATCCAGATTCAGGGCTCGTGTCAGTAGAGAAAAATATCGGATTGTATGCATGGCATGGAAATCATCATCTTGCCCATATTACAAATGCAAAGCTGTAG
- a CDS encoding ABC transporter permease, translating to MKKRYLLLALLILSVLSLFVGVSSISPRMLLDFQSEETEIFLISRVPRLIAILLAGAGMSIAGLIMQQLSRNKFVSPTTAGTLDATRLGILVSMLFFANATMLQKMGIAFAFALAGTFLFMQILDRIKFKDAIFIPLVGLMFGNILSSVATFFAYRADVIQNMSAWLQGDFSMIMKGRYELLYISIPVLLVAYLYANRFTVAGMGEDFSKNLGLAYKRVVNIGLVLVALITVTVVLTVGVIPFLGLIIPNIISIFKGDHLQKTLPHTALLGAIFLLVTDILGRVLIYPYEISISLMVGVIGSGIFLFLLFRRKAYA from the coding sequence ATGAAGAAACGATACTTACTACTCGCGTTACTTATTCTTTCAGTTCTATCTCTTTTTGTAGGGGTAAGCAGCATTTCACCGAGGATGTTACTTGACTTTCAATCAGAAGAAACTGAGATCTTTTTAATTAGTCGCGTTCCAAGGTTAATTGCTATTTTGCTAGCTGGAGCAGGGATGAGTATTGCTGGTTTGATCATGCAGCAATTAAGTAGAAACAAATTTGTTTCTCCGACAACCGCTGGAACATTAGATGCGACAAGGTTAGGAATTCTCGTATCGATGCTATTTTTTGCGAATGCAACAATGCTTCAAAAGATGGGAATCGCCTTTGCCTTCGCCTTAGCAGGAACTTTTCTTTTTATGCAAATCCTGGACAGAATTAAGTTCAAGGATGCTATATTTATCCCGCTGGTCGGACTCATGTTCGGAAATATTTTATCATCGGTTGCTACGTTTTTTGCGTATCGGGCTGATGTGATTCAGAATATGTCAGCATGGCTGCAGGGAGATTTTTCAATGATTATGAAAGGTCGCTACGAGCTGTTGTACATAAGTATACCGGTATTATTAGTAGCTTACTTGTATGCTAATCGATTCACAGTCGCTGGGATGGGTGAGGATTTTTCTAAAAACCTGGGTCTTGCCTATAAGCGAGTCGTGAATATAGGGTTGGTATTAGTGGCTCTTATTACGGTGACGGTGGTTCTTACCGTCGGGGTCATTCCTTTTTTAGGCTTAATTATTCCGAATATTATTTCTATTTTTAAAGGAGATCATCTGCAAAAGACGTTGCCACATACGGCGTTACTGGGCGCTATCTTTCTTCTAGTAACCGATATTCTCGGCCGAGTCCTTATTTATCCATATGAGATTTCTATCTCATTAATGGTCGGTGTGATCGGTAGTGGAATCTTCCTATTCTTGTTGTTCCGGAGGAAGGCGTATGCGTAA
- a CDS encoding iron chelate uptake ABC transporter family permease subunit has product MRNSTKNILLTVAAIAVCALYLFHDLNGSYDYALPRRGFKVVAMILTGVAIAYSTVVFQTITHNRILTPSIMGLDSLYMLIQTVIIFFLGSTHVTVTNKQVNFSISVVAMIVFALLLYRFLFKKGNQPIYFLLLIGIIVGTFFSSISTFLQVLIDPNEFQIVQDRMFASFNNINTDILWIAIGIIGLLIFYAWRYTTYLDVLSLGRDNAVNLGVNYDSLVKKMLILVAVFISVSTALVGPITFFGLIVANLSYQLFGTYKHKILISGAGLISVIALVGGQWVVERIFTFSTTLSVIINFIGGVYFIYLLLKESRSS; this is encoded by the coding sequence ATGCGTAATTCAACCAAGAATATATTACTGACTGTGGCTGCAATAGCCGTTTGTGCTCTATATTTATTTCATGATTTGAATGGAAGCTATGATTATGCTCTTCCCAGAAGAGGATTCAAGGTAGTTGCCATGATTTTAACAGGGGTGGCTATCGCTTATTCCACGGTTGTTTTTCAAACGATTACTCACAATCGAATCCTTACTCCGAGTATTATGGGGCTAGATTCCCTGTATATGCTGATCCAAACCGTCATTATTTTCTTCTTGGGTTCAACCCATGTTACGGTTACGAACAAGCAAGTGAATTTCAGCATTTCAGTCGTCGCGATGATTGTCTTTGCGCTATTACTCTATCGATTTCTTTTTAAGAAAGGAAATCAACCCATCTACTTTTTGTTATTAATTGGAATTATCGTAGGGACCTTTTTCTCAAGCATTTCGACATTCTTACAGGTATTGATTGATCCGAATGAATTCCAAATTGTACAAGATCGAATGTTTGCAAGCTTTAATAATATCAATACCGATATTTTATGGATTGCGATTGGGATTATCGGATTGCTCATTTTTTATGCTTGGCGATATACAACGTATTTAGATGTATTGTCTCTAGGTAGAGATAATGCCGTCAATCTAGGTGTGAATTATGATTCATTAGTAAAGAAAATGCTCATCCTTGTTGCGGTGTTTATTTCCGTCTCAACGGCACTTGTTGGTCCGATTACATTCTTTGGATTGATTGTAGCAAACCTGTCTTATCAGTTGTTTGGAACCTATAAACACAAGATTCTGATCAGTGGAGCTGGTTTAATTAGTGTCATCGCCCTCGTAGGTGGCCAATGGGTGGTAGAAAGAATCTTTACTTTTTCAACGACACTAAGCGTCATTATTAACTTTATTGGTGGCGTGTACTTCATATACTTACTGCTAAAGGAGAGTCGATCATCTTGA
- a CDS encoding iron ABC transporter ATP-binding protein, with protein sequence MIQVQVLSKFYGKKKVVEDVTVSIQRGKITSFIGPNGAGKSTLLSMVSRLLDADSGEVLIDQSNIKKMKSNDFSKIVSILKQSNYMNVRLTIRELVAFGRFPYSKGRLTAEDEKMVDQAIEYMALKDMEDRYLDELSGGQKQRAFIAMVIAQDTEYILLDEPLNNLDMKHSVQIMKILRRLVDELGKTVVIVLHDINFASVYSDRIVALKDGKVVKDGPTNEIIQSKALKEIYDMDIPIQEMNNCRICVYFNS encoded by the coding sequence TTGATCCAAGTTCAAGTACTTTCGAAGTTTTATGGAAAAAAGAAAGTCGTAGAAGATGTAACGGTCTCGATTCAAAGAGGAAAGATTACTTCTTTTATCGGCCCAAACGGAGCGGGAAAGTCCACTCTGTTATCGATGGTGAGTCGTCTTTTGGATGCAGATTCAGGTGAGGTGCTCATTGATCAATCGAATATAAAAAAGATGAAGTCCAATGACTTTTCAAAAATTGTATCGATCTTAAAGCAATCGAATTATATGAATGTTCGTTTAACGATTCGTGAGCTGGTTGCATTCGGTCGCTTTCCTTATTCAAAGGGCCGTTTAACGGCTGAGGATGAGAAGATGGTTGATCAAGCAATCGAGTACATGGCGTTGAAGGACATGGAAGACAGATACTTAGATGAGTTGTCAGGAGGGCAAAAGCAGCGAGCGTTTATAGCGATGGTTATTGCTCAAGACACAGAGTATATCTTACTGGATGAGCCGTTAAATAATCTGGATATGAAGCATTCGGTACAGATTATGAAAATTTTACGCCGTTTGGTGGATGAGCTTGGAAAAACGGTCGTGATCGTTCTTCATGATATTAATTTTGCTTCTGTCTATTCGGACCGTATCGTTGCTCTTAAGGATGGTAAGGTCGTAAAAGATGGACCAACGAATGAAATTATCCAATCAAAAGCTTTGAAGGAAATTTATGATATGGATATACCGATTCAAGAAATGAACAACTGCAGAATCTGCGTATACTTTAATTCATAA
- a CDS encoding siderophore ABC transporter substrate-binding protein: MKKFGLFSIIFTMLFLLAACGGKEEASTAASTEGETTEESKEVTITHEYGEVTVEKSPKKVVVFDFGVLDTLDAFGVEVAGVPQATVPKSLEKYAGSEYTNVGGLKEPDFEAIHHLEPDVIFISGRQAELYDQFAEIAPTVFIDVDYTNYMSSLEKNFELLAEIFEKEDVLASKVEELKASIDEVNKEASASESKALILLANEGKVSAYGPGSRYGFVHDAFGFKAVDENLEVSQHGQSITFEYILEKNPDVIFVIDRSAAVGGEVGAKETIENELVKKTNAYKNGKIIYLDAVNWYIAGNGVQSTQLMVEEVKAALK, encoded by the coding sequence ATGAAGAAGTTTGGTTTATTTTCAATTATTTTCACTATGCTTTTCTTATTAGCTGCATGTGGTGGCAAAGAGGAAGCAAGCACGGCTGCTAGCACGGAAGGTGAAACAACAGAAGAGTCAAAAGAAGTAACGATTACTCACGAATATGGTGAAGTGACTGTAGAGAAGAGCCCTAAGAAGGTAGTAGTATTTGATTTTGGTGTTCTTGATACATTAGATGCATTTGGTGTAGAAGTGGCTGGTGTTCCACAAGCAACTGTTCCAAAAAGCTTAGAAAAATATGCTGGTTCTGAATATACGAATGTAGGTGGCTTAAAAGAGCCTGATTTTGAAGCGATTCATCACTTAGAGCCAGATGTGATCTTTATTTCTGGAAGACAAGCGGAATTATATGACCAATTTGCTGAAATTGCTCCAACTGTTTTCATTGATGTGGATTATACCAACTATATGTCTTCACTTGAAAAGAACTTTGAGCTTTTAGCAGAAATCTTTGAAAAAGAAGATGTTCTTGCTTCAAAAGTAGAAGAGTTAAAAGCAAGCATTGATGAAGTGAACAAGGAAGCATCGGCTTCTGAAAGCAAAGCTCTGATTTTATTAGCGAACGAAGGAAAGGTAAGTGCATACGGCCCAGGTTCACGTTATGGTTTTGTTCATGATGCATTCGGATTCAAAGCAGTAGACGAGAACTTAGAAGTATCTCAACACGGTCAAAGTATTACATTTGAATACATTCTAGAGAAAAATCCAGATGTTATTTTTGTCATTGATCGCTCTGCTGCCGTTGGTGGAGAAGTGGGTGCAAAAGAAACGATTGAAAATGAGTTAGTAAAGAAAACAAATGCCTATAAAAACGGAAAAATTATTTACCTTGATGCTGTAAACTGGTACATCGCTGGAAATGGTGTTCAATCCACGCAATTGATGGTAGAAGAAGTAAAAGCAGCACTTAAATAA
- a CDS encoding antibiotic biosynthesis monooxygenase family protein, whose protein sequence is MFYQMKKIVVEEGHSSKVIERFSKQGGLIAEQPGFIDKQVLLKKSRRGNEEVIVMIRWESESDWKNWEKHPDHIAGHKANAGKPKPEYVVNQSPSMW, encoded by the coding sequence ATGTTTTATCAAATGAAAAAAATTGTGGTTGAAGAAGGACACTCTTCAAAGGTCATTGAGCGCTTTTCGAAGCAAGGCGGATTGATTGCAGAGCAACCAGGCTTTATTGATAAGCAAGTGCTATTGAAGAAAAGTCGCCGTGGGAACGAAGAAGTCATCGTTATGATTCGCTGGGAGTCAGAATCAGATTGGAAAAACTGGGAGAAGCACCCCGATCATATTGCTGGGCATAAAGCCAATGCTGGTAAACCAAAGCCCGAGTATGTGGTAAACCAAAGCCCGAGTATGTGGTAG
- a CDS encoding DUF421 domain-containing protein has product MSYLDTAARVSITFIALYVFCRILGKKLISHLTLFDFIAGITIGSLGGSFIFADQIPLSIGLFGMVIFTTLTLISDILSMKSHHARKLLNSEPLLVIKEGKILEDRMSKARLTMDDLLLLLRKKEIYYLDEVEYAFLETDGSLSAQKKIAQQTTKNQDLQISPPFSWNSKKLYY; this is encoded by the coding sequence ATGAGTTATTTAGATACTGCAGCTAGAGTAAGCATCACCTTTATTGCCTTGTATGTATTCTGCCGAATTCTTGGTAAAAAATTGATTTCTCATTTAACACTCTTTGATTTCATAGCAGGGATTACGATTGGTTCCTTGGGAGGTTCTTTTATCTTTGCCGATCAAATCCCCCTTTCTATCGGTCTATTTGGAATGGTGATTTTCACCACTCTGACTCTTATTTCTGATATCCTCTCCATGAAGTCTCACCATGCTCGTAAGCTTCTTAACAGTGAGCCTTTGCTTGTCATAAAAGAGGGGAAAATTTTAGAAGACAGGATGTCCAAAGCAAGGCTTACGATGGACGATTTATTATTATTATTAAGAAAAAAGGAAATCTACTATTTAGATGAGGTGGAGTATGCTTTTTTAGAAACGGATGGATCACTTTCCGCCCAGAAAAAAATAGCTCAGCAAACCACGAAAAATCAAGATTTACAAATATCCCCCCCCTTTTCGTGGAATTCCAAGAAACTTTATTATTGA
- a CDS encoding acylphosphatase: protein MDQLHIVVSGKVQGVGFRYYTQMRAAQYGVTGWVKNMEDGSVEIIAVGQPEDLQLFIESVREGNPFSKVNNMEIHTREKIDPYPSFKIKY from the coding sequence GTGGACCAGTTACATATTGTCGTTTCTGGTAAAGTTCAAGGGGTTGGCTTTCGATACTATACGCAAATGAGAGCAGCCCAATATGGAGTCACCGGCTGGGTAAAAAATATGGAGGATGGCAGCGTAGAAATTATTGCTGTCGGTCAACCGGAGGATCTCCAGCTTTTTATAGAGTCCGTACGAGAAGGAAATCCATTCTCTAAGGTCAACAACATGGAAATACATACAAGGGAAAAAATCGATCCATACCCTTCCTTTAAGATTAAATATTAA
- a CDS encoding DUF6254 family protein: MTKSKSQEERQWRQRKENQHPHGKVKSFEELGAGVEGKNNDNK; the protein is encoded by the coding sequence ATGACAAAATCAAAGAGTCAAGAAGAACGTCAGTGGAGGCAGAGAAAAGAAAATCAGCATCCTCATGGAAAAGTAAAAAGCTTTGAGGAATTAGGTGCTGGAGTCGAAGGGAAAAATAACGACAATAAGTAA
- a CDS encoding aminopeptidase, with amino-acid sequence MSFQNNLEKYAELAVKVGVNVQPNQTLVINTSLDSAEFVRLVVRKAYEVGAHNVIVNWQDDEVTRTKYELAPDAAFNEYPEWRAREMEELADKGAAFMSIVSSSPDLLKGVNPERIANFQKAAGTALSNYRKKIQSDKVSWTVIATPSPAWAAKVFPDAAPEEQVSLLWDAIFKATRADLDNPVEAWKKHDETLHEKVAYLNERRYKKLHYTAPGTDLTIELPDKHIWVGAGSINEQGNHFMANMPTEEVFTVPHRTGVNGYVASTKPLSYGGNIIDNFTITFENGRIVDVKAEQGEDILKRLVDTDEGSHYLGEVALVPFQSPISQSNVLFYNTLFDENASNHLAIGSAYAFCIEGGKTMSAEDLEKNGLNESITHVDFMIGSAEMNIDGITNNDQTEPVFRNGNWAF; translated from the coding sequence ATGAGCTTTCAAAATAACTTAGAAAAATACGCAGAGCTGGCTGTTAAAGTGGGCGTAAACGTCCAGCCTAACCAGACACTCGTTATCAATACATCACTTGACTCAGCTGAATTCGTCCGTCTAGTTGTACGTAAAGCCTACGAAGTTGGTGCCCACAATGTCATCGTCAACTGGCAAGACGATGAAGTGACGCGTACCAAGTACGAATTAGCACCTGATGCTGCTTTTAACGAGTATCCAGAATGGCGGGCTCGTGAAATGGAAGAGCTTGCCGACAAAGGCGCTGCCTTCATGTCCATCGTTTCTTCAAGTCCTGACCTATTAAAAGGTGTCAACCCTGAGCGTATCGCAAACTTTCAAAAAGCTGCGGGTACAGCATTGAGCAACTATCGTAAAAAAATCCAGTCCGATAAAGTGAGTTGGACGGTTATTGCCACTCCTTCTCCTGCTTGGGCTGCTAAAGTATTCCCAGACGCAGCACCTGAGGAACAAGTGAGTCTCCTTTGGGATGCGATTTTTAAAGCAACTCGTGCAGACCTAGACAATCCAGTCGAAGCATGGAAAAAGCATGACGAAACACTTCACGAGAAAGTTGCATACTTAAACGAACGCCGCTATAAAAAGCTACACTATACCGCTCCTGGAACAGACCTAACAATTGAACTTCCAGACAAACATATTTGGGTGGGTGCTGGAAGCATTAACGAACAAGGAAACCACTTTATGGCCAATATGCCTACAGAAGAAGTGTTTACAGTTCCACACAGAACAGGAGTGAACGGATATGTAGCAAGCACCAAACCGCTTAGCTACGGTGGAAATATCATTGATAACTTCACCATTACTTTTGAAAATGGACGCATTGTCGATGTAAAGGCGGAGCAAGGCGAGGATATCTTAAAACGCCTAGTTGATACAGATGAAGGATCACATTACTTAGGAGAAGTCGCATTGGTACCGTTCCAATCGCCCATCTCTCAATCCAATGTGCTTTTCTACAACACCCTTTTCGACGAAAATGCATCCAACCATTTAGCGATCGGAAGTGCCTACGCATTCTGTATCGAAGGTGGAAAAACGATGTCTGCTGAAGATCTTGAGAAGAATGGTCTCAACGAAAGCATCACACATGTTGATTTCATGATCGGCTCAGCTGAAATGAACATCGATGGTATTACAAATAATGACCAAACAGAACCCGTATTCCGAAACGGAAATTGGGCTTTCTAA
- a CDS encoding MDR family MFS transporter produces the protein MRIRDWDSNLKVRLFGEALMNITFWMFFPFLTIYFTDEFGKSLAGLLLILSQVLSVFANLIGGYCADRYGRKRMMVLSAFGQGICFMLFGLADSPWLQSPWIGFLCFSFVGFFGSIYWPASQAMVADVVDEENRSSVFAVFYTSINIAVVIGPLLGAIFYMNHRFELLLIAGLICVGLAAVLQRWTRETAPTYVHKGSTTTKWYSFVGNQLQDYKVIIKDRTFLLFIIAGVLAAQTFMQLDLLIPVYTKEVVHNQSLLTIGNWSLSVGGEQAFGFILAENGLLVALLTVAITKWVIGFQERNVFIISSLLYAIAIIAFGQTECIWGLVFAMAIFTLAELLVAGLQQSFISKIAPEHMRGQYFAAASLRYTIGRTIAPISIPLTVWIGYEWTFFTIAVLAIGSAVIYWIMFSRLDHKQHPLTDAKGSA, from the coding sequence ATGAGAATACGCGATTGGGATTCCAATTTGAAGGTTCGTTTGTTTGGTGAGGCGTTAATGAACATTACCTTTTGGATGTTTTTTCCCTTTTTAACGATCTATTTTACCGATGAATTCGGGAAAAGCCTCGCTGGTTTGTTATTAATTCTTTCACAGGTTTTATCGGTTTTTGCCAATCTTATAGGTGGTTATTGTGCCGATCGATACGGTCGTAAACGGATGATGGTTCTTTCTGCCTTTGGCCAAGGCATTTGCTTTATGTTGTTCGGACTGGCTGATTCACCATGGCTTCAGTCTCCATGGATTGGCTTCCTCTGTTTCTCATTTGTTGGTTTTTTCGGATCCATCTACTGGCCAGCTAGTCAGGCCATGGTGGCTGATGTGGTCGACGAGGAAAACCGAAGCAGCGTGTTTGCCGTCTTTTATACATCGATTAACATCGCAGTCGTAATCGGTCCACTACTGGGTGCGATTTTCTATATGAATCACCGTTTTGAGCTTCTCCTTATCGCGGGGCTTATATGTGTCGGTTTAGCAGCCGTCCTGCAAAGATGGACACGTGAAACAGCACCAACTTACGTGCACAAGGGAAGTACCACTACGAAATGGTATTCGTTCGTTGGTAATCAGCTTCAAGACTATAAAGTCATTATCAAGGATCGAACCTTCCTTTTATTTATCATCGCTGGGGTACTAGCCGCACAAACCTTTATGCAGCTCGACTTGCTCATTCCAGTCTATACAAAGGAAGTCGTTCATAACCAATCTCTCCTAACGATCGGCAATTGGTCATTAAGTGTCGGTGGTGAACAAGCCTTTGGTTTCATCCTTGCAGAGAACGGCTTGCTTGTTGCCCTTTTAACCGTAGCTATTACTAAATGGGTCATTGGTTTTCAGGAAAGAAATGTATTTATCATCTCTTCCCTGTTATATGCCATCGCCATTATCGCATTTGGCCAAACAGAATGCATATGGGGACTTGTATTCGCTATGGCTATATTCACTCTAGCAGAACTGCTTGTTGCCGGGTTACAGCAAAGCTTTATTTCAAAAATAGCCCCTGAGCATATGAGAGGACAATACTTCGCTGCAGCAAGTCTTCGATACACCATTGGTCGAACCATTGCTCCGATCTCCATTCCATTGACTGTGTGGATCGGCTATGAATGGACCTTCTTTACCATTGCCGTTCTTGCCATCGGTAGTGCCGTTATCTATTGGATCATGTTTTCAAGGCTGGACCATAAACAACACCCTTTAACAGATGCAAAAGGCTCTGCCTAA
- a CDS encoding DUF4158 domain-containing protein, with amino-acid sequence MRGKELLTSDQRNMFMSIPDDISDHDIEMYYTFNLEDLEFINKHRRDHNRIGIALQLGNLPSIGLSLPHDRYGSDDA; translated from the coding sequence ATGAGAGGAAAAGAATTGTTGACCTCTGATCAACGAAATATGTTTATGTCCATTCCTGACGATATTAGTGATCATGACATAGAAATGTACTATACCTTTAACTTAGAAGATCTTGAATTTATTAATAAGCACCGAAGAGACCATAATCGTATAGGGATTGCCTTACAGCTCGGTAACTTACCCTCGATCGGACTCTCGTTACCTCACGACCGATATGGAAGCGACGATGCTTGA
- a CDS encoding recombinase family protein translates to MSRKWEDGLQLDALKHYDVDQIFEEKESGKKKNRHQLDELLKILRKGDTVVVYKLDRISRSTKHLIELMEQFEEKGIHFVSIQDKIDTTTAMGRFFFRMLASIAELERDIISERTKDGLVAARARGRNGGRPKVGSKKILLALKMYKSKDYSLSQIKDATGIGATTLYRYLGKKEISNEEL, encoded by the coding sequence ATCAGCAGAAAGTGGGAAGATGGATTACAACTTGATGCATTGAAACATTATGATGTGGATCAGATTTTCGAAGAAAAAGAATCGGGAAAAAAGAAAAATCGCCATCAGTTAGATGAGCTTCTAAAAATCCTCCGTAAAGGTGACACAGTGGTTGTCTATAAATTAGATCGTATCAGTCGGAGTACCAAACATTTAATTGAACTCATGGAACAGTTTGAAGAAAAAGGAATTCATTTCGTTTCTATTCAAGATAAAATTGACACAACGACAGCTATGGGACGATTCTTTTTCAGGATGTTGGCTAGCATAGCAGAATTAGAAAGGGACATTATTAGTGAGAGAACAAAAGATGGCTTGGTGGCAGCTAGAGCTAGGGGAAGAAATGGAGGTAGACCGAAGGTTGGATCAAAAAAAATCCTGCTTGCTTTAAAGATGTATAAAAGTAAAGACTACTCCTTATCACAAATTAAAGATGCTACAGGAATAGGAGCAACAACTTTATATCGTTACTTAGGAAAGAAAGAAATATCTAACGAGGAGCTATAA